aaaaaaacaataacaattccTGAAGGGGAAGTTAGCAAATCACAGATTTGAATTGGCCAACCAGAACCCTGGCAGACAGTCTTTGAGGCCAATAAAAAGGGAAAGTCAAGAACAACACCTTGGAAGTTAGGCCTGGAAGTTAAGCCCGTGAACACCAGAAGGTAGGCCCGTGAAACTGGAAGTTAGGCCTGTGAACACCAGAGGGTAGGCCCGTGAGACAGGAAGTTAGGCCCGTGAACACCACAAATCTGGCCTGAGGAAGTTAGGCCCATGAGGGGACTGGAAATTAAGCCTGTGAGGTCTGGGAAGTTGAACTCAAGAGAACTGGACATCAAGACCCAAGGAAGCCAGCattcaaagaagaaaaagtagCAAAGGGCTTAAATGGACAAGGGAGGAAAAGTCTGAAATGCTGCTCCATCCTCTCCAGCCAGCAGCCCTACTTGTGCTCCATAGCAACGCTGAATTAGCTCCTGAGCTGGGTCACAGCACTCTTCGACTACCAAATTTCCCCAGATTAGGTGATACCTTCTTCCCCGCTATTCAGAATATAAGCAATAGGAGCATACCAAGCTCTTTCATTTGCACACCTGTTAAAGGGATAGGTTGCATTCACCTTGTGCTTGAGTTCAATGCTTGATGGTATAAAATAGTTATCTTAATGAGAGTTTAATGTAACATTATGCCTTTTGCCTCAAATTAGTTTGTTAACACTGTTCTGTATCTTCGCAACTTGTACTTTTctaattctttattttcatcCATTTCATATGtgatatagccagcagccatatcactctgcaactcacaactggcaacctattgaagctaagcaggtgtgagcctgaaaggtacctggatgggagacctcctgggaaaaaaaaaggttgctgctggaagaggtgttagtggggccagcagggggcgctcaccctgtggtctatgtgggtccaaatgccccagtatagtgacggggatgcTATACTgcaaacaggtgctgtccttcggatgagatgtaaaaataaggtcctgactctttgtggtcccagggcatttctcgaaaagagtaggggtgtaaccccccatcctggtcaaatttcccattggcccttaccaatcatggcttcctaataatccccatctatgaactggcttcattactcattactcctccccactgagagctgatgtgttgtGAGTGTTCTGggacactatggctgctgtctcaTCATCCAGGAGGATGCtgaacattggtggtggtggtggggagtccccattacctgtaaaagcgctttgagtggagtgtccagaaaagtgtgaTATAAGTGTAGGAaatgattattaatattatttcctCAAAAagcatttgctttttaatgttatttctaATAAACTCGCCTATTTTAATAAACTGAAGAAGTCCTGATTCGAATTCAAGCAGATCAACCTCACCGCTATCTTGAATTTGGTTTGTTAAGCATTGTGTTAATTATCACATTAACCTGTTTTCAGAGGTCACATAAGGGAATATTGTATAAACAGTATCTTAAATTCACATCCAATATCTATGTTTTATTCTGACTTCTGTAGGCTTTACTCATGCTTAGTGTGATGCTGCTGCGGTCATTGCCTTTCCTGAAGCCTCCAAGGGAGAAATAAAGAACAAGGGAGAAGCCGGAACCTGTGCTGCAGAGATGGAGAAGGCAGTGAAACTAAAACCAATCACTGATCTGAGGTACAAGCTGCTGTATTGGAATACAAGCCACAGTGCTGAGACACCAGCCGTTGTGCTTGAATACAAACCGAGGTGTAGAAATTTAAGCCGTTGTGTTGGAATACAAGCCACAGCGCTGAGACACCAGCTGCTGTGCTTGAATACAAACCCCTGTGCTGAGATATAAACCACTGTGCCGGGATACATGTTAGAGTGCTGGTATATAAACCAATATGCTGTGATACCCTTTGCTGTGTTGGAATAGAAGCAGTTATTGAAGATATTctgcactgtaaataaagtACACTTTGGACTTCAGACTTGTGTTTGGATGTATTAAATTATGATATAATTTAAACCTTAATATAGTGCATTTtgataaacaaatatttattaacaattacAGTGACACACACTACTCTACACAcagcataaacatacaacacacaatttAGTGTATTTACAGACAAGACGTTTTAGAGATCTAGATCTACCAGAAAGCCCCAGACTGCTAACTTGCTAGGGTTGGGGTATGTATTTGGCTCTTtaataatgcctacagaggtcAAAGAAGAGGTAAACTGCCTtctaaaataaaaggaatacaATCTACGATTGAACCTCTCTAaactggatgccacaaaataaatatgacGCTATCTCCCTATTGTACTGCAAAATGCACCAACTAAGGTGCTCACCCAGCAGGAGAGGcagttttaaacaaattaatttctttactCAGGAACTCCAAGTACCCTTAAAgctacagaatagcaagctctatTAGCAAGATTCAAATACCTAACTCCATTCGGGTTTTTTCCGGATGATCCTGCAGTAGGGACTCGGCAGCACAGTTctgtctgtttctctctctcctctctctcgtgTGGTCCTCTCTCTCGTGTGGTCTGccctttttcttttcccgttttcacagtctttttcttctgtcttgaTCTGATCTTATATAGTGTCTTTCTGGAATATTGAATTACACTTAATCAGAACCTAATCGATTTGTCAGGAAACCAAGGTAAACTTCATGGTTGCTTTGTTAACAGACTCAGGACCCCctgcatctcagcaaacatcccctgtgctttgaagctggaaatgtttacgGTGCCAGGTGCTACACTCTTTATCTACAGTCTTAAAACACCCCGATTGGCATCTATCTCAGCctgtaacaatatacagtacataatgtttCAGTGAATTAtttaaccataaatgttgtaaGTCTTATTTCTACGACCTTACGTGTTATAAAATCCAGAAAATTCCTCTCAGTACTTGGTACAGTTTTGTCAgccttacagtatgtggatgAGTGCTACActagcaattttccagtcaactTTCCTGTCCTGAGTGACTTTACTAAATCATTATCTTTCATGACATTCAAAAATTCTTGACAggttaaaaatgattaatacTATACGTAAGCCCCTTTTCTCCCTCACACTTGACGTTTGCATCCCTCCTCTAACACCTTTGCAGCAGCCTGGTTTGGGCTCAGATTCCATGTAAAATCCAGCACTTCAGAGGAGCAGCACTGTTTTGTCACCCTTCTATGGATGTGGCCATTACGATTACTGAAGGAGTGGAAATGCTGCACCAAAGCAAACAATGGCCAGAAAGCATTCTTTACTGAAGCTTTTTAATGTAGaacttccccccaaaaaagtgGCAAATAAAAAAGTGGCAAATAAGTGGCAAAAAAGCCACTTATTTGGCAGGTGAAACAGATTAGAAGGGTGTTCAGTATTATTAAGGCTACAAATGGAACTCTAATAGaacagtgatgatgatgataaaaaaCAGTATGAAAAACACTATAAAACCTGGTGCCCACAATATTTTTCCCCCTTTGAACACTGGTGAAAAGATGCAGGTTTTTGGATGCAGTTATGTAATAATATAACTACCAGAGTGAGACAAGACAACAAGTGCTATCGTCTTTCTGTATTTGTGGAAGGAAGGTAAGACGCACGCCAAGGTTTGTAGCAAAGCAACAAAAAGAAATTCAACAAGTCATGtttcactttctttttgttattgTGGTAACCATTTTATGTAACTGAAACAAAGATTTTTGTCGGTAGCctgaaaacaacatttaaaggtAGTAAGGGAAAAAGTAACGGTTTTCCTTGCTtacaaagaaaagagagagagagagaggaatcgGGCAGGCTGAATATGTGACGGTGAACTGAGCCAATATAAAGCAGGGTGAGGACTGTCTGGAAAAAAGGGAGAAAGTCCAGCAGGAGAGAAGATGAGAAGCACAACCGGAGGCGCCTCAGCGAGACAGACAACAGCttcagctgaaaaaaaagtaaaaaaaagtttagaggaTAAAGACTTCGGAAGGCTGACAATAGCTTACCGGAGTGAAGGCGAGTCTCCTCTGGTTCAATGCAGAAAGAATAGAAAAATGgcttttaaaatagattaagtGAATACATTTGTTCCAGTAGCTCAATGTCGCAGCAATAATGTGGATAAAGCTGCCTTAAACAGTCAGCCTAATGAACTGATTGAGAGGACGATTGGCTATCTACAGTACTTTTAAGGTAGCCAGTGTAATAGAGACACCTCCTGATTTTGTTCGCACAGGGTCGGAGAAAGGCAGATAACTTACAATATTATGCGAATGTTCAGGTTGCTCCTGGCAACTGAGGGATGTATGCTGCTCCCAGCCCAGGTGTAACAATATCAGTCCATTCCAGGAATGTTTGTTTTACAATTACCTCCAAGCCAAGAGTCAAACTGGTGTTAAAAAGGCAGAGGtctatcttgtttttttttttaatcggcaCAAAAAAAATCGTTCTTGTTGTTAGCTTATAATAGAAAATACTAACTTTAcagtaaagaaaaaagtaaagaaaacagGGTTTTCATGCTTACGTACTAAACAAGATTAAGACTAATAATGATGCTTGTTGCAATTTTCAATGTTCAATAGTGAATTGTGGTGGTACTTACGAGGATCCTCTTATTAGAGCTTCTTATtagggaaatgtttttattagtatcagttattattatttctctAAGCTGGGTTTACATTTCTTTGACCTTGAAAAATATATGCTAAGTTCTGTTAGTCATCGATATAACCCTTGTCAGGACAATCGGCTTTCTGGAGCAGAACCTGAAGAAAATTGTCTGAATAATGGTGAATAATCTTTGCATGAATAATGGTGACTTTAAGTGCTCAGCTTAGTTTTGGATCTGTTTAGGTGACTACATGAGCTAgttacaataacaaataaaTTCTGAATATGAATGCCAGTGATATTAAATCTGTTGTGGATATTTGAGTTAATTTCTGTTTTGACTGAATATGTCTGTgtattaggttttttttttaaaaagagacttTTTCTAATTGTATTCATGACTACAGTCTACGTAAATAAAacactaaaatataaaacattctaCTTGTCCTGTAGAAGAAACCTCTCAAATAGAAGACTGTCAGAGGTTAGAATGGGGTGAAAGTTGAAGTGCAGAAATGACCCACACCAATCGACATCTCTTTGTTATTAATTCATGACACTTGTTTTTTATGGGTGTGCCCTTAACTTTGAGAAAAAGTAACAGAGAATGTGAATGTGAAAGGGGGCAGTGATTCTTCTTATAAACATATATTTGAGTAAAGTAATTATTAGTATTGACATCATTCAATGTCGCAGCAATAATGTGGATAAAGCTGCCTTAAACAGTCAGCCTTTATTGTCCTGTTGTGAATATTTCTACATATATTTTCTTCATCATTAAGATTTTTGATGCAGTGAGGTGTAAAGAAGAATCTTGAAAACAGGTTTGCTcataatgttttattgtttgcaTATTACATATCTACCAATTACATGCTTTAGAGATTTCCTTTCCTCAGTGGCAGTGTTCACCTTATATCTTAAGAAAGAGTCCGAATGCTCCACGTGGTCCACACACAGCAGCCCAAAGTCATTTAATTGTATGCGAtggtctagaaaaaaaaaatatatatcaaaaGGGTGTTTTAACAATAATGCAATAATTGAGACAtttatgaatttaaaataatacattattcaaatctaacatttaaaatgtttcaaaagttTGATCTGTTTTGATCCAATTCATCTAAACTTTTAATTGTACAGATTGGTCAATACAACAAAATCTCAATAttgtgatgtaaaaaaaaaactaatatcaACAGAACACATTGTCCTGTAAAACACAAAACTACCCAGTTTGCTTACTCACATTGCTGATCCAAGTAGTGTAAGCTGAGATGCGAGTGAAGACACTGGGCTTCTGGTAAACATTGCAGCCCAGTGAAGACATAAAAGACATAATTCCATGAACCTCATATCTTCCATTTGTGTAGCAGTTCAGGGCTCCTCCACCATCGCCCTGAAAGATCATTGTGGGATTCAAAATTAGATTTATGGGCCCAACCACAGAGATGAGGCAGTGCAACCTCTatgcacacactgcactgggTAGATCAATGCAGTCATATGAAGAACAGAGAAATACTGCTTTCATGAACAATATACTTGTTTTCAGACTGAACACAGCAGTGAGGTAAATTATTTCACTAGAAATAGAAGCAAATAGTCTAGTATGAGCCTTTAATGCTTGTTTTCTTACATTTCTGCAACTCATTAAAATCCACATTTTCAAGTTTGTTTCAACAGTATCTTGCACTGTTGGACTGTCGATCAAAGTGATAGTTTTGTAGAGGGAATACTTACATAACAGGCTGCTCTGTAGCCATCACCACCGGCGCAGATCATGGTGGACTTTACTGTAGATCCCCACCAGGAgctgctggagcaggtggcgTAGTCCACAGTGGGGAGGTAGCCCTGCTGGAGGGTAGCTGACAGCTGTCCATAAGCTGCAGACAAAATTCATGTAACTGGCCAAAATTCATGTAACCACTCTGTCACCCTGCCACAATTCAACAAACCCCTTGagtaatattttctattttgataAACATAGATGATGCTATGCGGAAACATATCagattatatttattaaataaattattctcTTGAAATTTCCCTTCAACATGTACGCTCAGGAAATATTTTCTATTGTTAAAGAAGACATAGATGTGAAAACTATGAACCCTTACTTAACTGTATTTTTCAGATacatataaaaaacacaaccaaGAAGAGAGAGAATTTTATATTGACTACTTATTTTCTAAATCTAAAAAATGGATTATCAACGATTTTCTATCACCCTCCGCCCCCTTAATATAAAATCCTAAGTGAACACTTAGCTTTATAACTTCAGTCCCTGTATTTCacagcagtttttcagaagtgcTAAAACCTGAATGTGTTATTACCATGTGGCTTCAATATGCTGATCTTCCCTTTTGTTTACAAAATTGCAGATTATGACATAAGTCAATTAACCAGCTAGTATGTCTTTATACAgtcagaggaaacccatatgaaatatggagagaacatacaaactccacacagacagcaccccaggaactgaacccagagtcCAGGATGGTGAGGCAACAAAGCTAACCACTCTGTCACCCTGCCACAATTCAACAAAACCCTTGagtaatattttctattttgaaaGACATAGATGATGGTATGTGGAAGCATATCAGATTATATTtattaaagaaattaagaaatacaatacagtaaataaataatttactgtatgctgaaatattttttgcagGTTTCTGGCTGCAGTTTCTGTACTACAGAGCAGTCAGGACCTGCAGACATTCTCCCTGTGGAAAACCTAAACCTACCCATTAATTCAACCGGTAAAACAGGATTTATTTTACCCACTATACTATAGCTGTGCAGTATCCCCAATAGTTTCATAATCTATTCTCTTTTTATTGAATGCCTTTGATTAATAGATTCTTGACCCTGTATTTATTATCTATAATGTTTCAATTGTTAAGTCCTAAATGCAGTATGTTGTTATCAGCATGCTTCAATGGACTTATGTTCCCTTTTGCTTCCAAAATAGAACATTATGACAGACTATGTTTTCCTGTTACAAACTTACTGCTGGTACGTCCCCAGCCAGTGATGTAGCAAAAGTTGTTATGGGGAAGGATAGCGCCACTACTGGGCAGTGTTGCCACAGAGACGTAGGAGTTCAGAACAGCATTCTGGGTCAGCTTCAGCAAGGCAATGTCATATCTGCACACAACACAGAGAGCACAGGAAGAGACCAATTCATGATACTGTATTGGAACTCCGTACAGACCATCATACATACAGCTGTTTCATTCAAATTTTCATGTAGAGTGTCATAgcactatttttctttttttgtggatACACATTCTTATCATTCTCAATCTTAATAAATCACTCTCTCAACAATAATACCAAGCAATTACCAGCATATTATTACCAACAGGTAGCCGTTTTGTCTTGCAGAATCCCCTATCCTGTGTCCAAGTCCTGTAACTCTTTAGGGTGAAAATAAGCATGATAActcattttttctttactttacaGCAACATCACTCCTCCACAGCTCTTTGTCAGCTTTCTACCagttatttataatttaattgaaaGGGTTACAGTTATGGATACATACCCTGCAGCAAGGTTGTTAGTCCAGCTGGGATGAATGACCTTTCTTTCCACAGGAATGATTTGCTCCTGTCCTTCAATCCCATAAATATTGTGATCCCCCAGGAAAGCAACCAAACCTTCACTGTCCAATGAAAAGGTATTAATTTTGACAAAGTGTCTTTACTAAGAACACactcagctactgtacatgttaattccaccaaataataaaacagagccTTTATATATCCTGAAAAGAGACAGGAGCTTAACAGCAACATTAACCACTTCCTTAACACTTCTTTGTGAAACCAAATAATTAACAATGTTTTATGCTTGGAActcatatttaattattaaaatatccaCATTCCATCTTTTTGGAAAGACTTACATAAATATAATGAAGTGAGATGATATCCTGATGCCTTTTCAATGAACAATGTTTttattgatattgatattgactattgatctttttaaattaattgatgtTCTAAATTGTTTTCCTACCTTCCAGCACAAGAGGCAGCTGTCAGAACCCAGCGACTATGGATCAGGACTCCACCACAGTTGTGGGAATAGCAGTCACTTGAGCTAACACGAATGGACACCTGAGTAGGAGGAATAAAAACACTAAGTCGGAACCAGACTGTCCACATTCAATTAAGAAACTACATTTacttatttctttattaaaaatataaacctCTTGCGGCTTATCTTAAAGCTGTAAATATCCGATTTCACTTAAAATCACCATCACCGAACATACGTTGGCCTACTACTAGACAAAGTGTCCTTAAAGTAGCTTTTCCTGAGCAGTGCCAAATGCTATTGAGAGACAATGGTATGAACTTGTCTTAAGTAAATCCTCCTGCTTTACTGTTGCTTTCTAAACACTGCTCCCTTACCTGCCAAGGCCAAGAATTGGGTGTGGCCATCACCCCTCCCACAACACGCAGCACAGTTTTATTCTGAGCATCACTTGCCTGCCCTGCAAACAATTGTGAACATATGGTAAGTGGTCATTGATTATCATCCCTTTTACAATATTCTTCTGATATACAAACTTGCATTAATAATACCTGGAAGCGAATAGAATATATAGAGAATATAGAATaataggattaaaaaaaaattgggaTAAGGATGTAAATCACTATGAAAGAAATTTGATTTGTTTAAACTGGAATGAAATGACAAACTGGAATGAAAAAGACAAGTTGTTGTCTCCACTTGCAGAGAAAGAAATACAATACTAATGATATAAACCGCAGTCATGTTAAATTTAACTTACCAGGCAGAATAAGAACTGCAATTAATACAACATAGGGAAGCATGATGGCAGTTGTCGTTCTTCTCTTGGTTAGTTTTCAACggattttaaaactaatatttaTACCCCCAAACACTTAAAATCCCACCCATGTCTTCACCTCATTTACAGGAAAAGGAGAGGCTCTTCCCATAAAGACACACTGAACAGGTTATGTTAATCCTGCCCCTACTGtacacatgtttatttgtgtttttcttttttcttttttgtgataATAGTATGAtaaattactacagtatattcataatAGACCAATCAATTATacttaaaatatgtatatatacatccAACACACAGAACAATGAGGAATgcaaagtttaaaaatgaaagtaacTGTTAAGAATTTTGAAAAAACTAGAGCTCTGGATTGTGATTGTTTGGCAATTTACTTTGATATTTATTCACTTTGGTTATTGTTTAACGAACTGGTCATATGAGCA
This portion of the Lepisosteus oculatus isolate fLepOcu1 chromosome 15, fLepOcu1.hap2, whole genome shotgun sequence genome encodes:
- the LOC102695168 gene encoding chymotrypsin-like elastase family member 1, with translation MLPYVVLIAVLILPGQASDAQNKTVLRVVGGVMATPNSWPWQVSIRVSSSDCYSHNCGGVLIHSRWVLTAASCAGSEGLVAFLGDHNIYGIEGQEQIIPVERKVIHPSWTNNLAAGYDIALLKLTQNAVLNSYVSVATLPSSGAILPHNNFCYITGWGRTSTYGQLSATLQQGYLPTVDYATCSSSSWWGSTVKSTMICAGGDGYRAACYGDGGGALNCYTNGRYEVHGIMSFMSSLGCNVYQKPSVFTRISAYTTWISNTIAYN